A window of Thermosynechococcus sp. NK55a contains these coding sequences:
- a CDS encoding CBS domain-containing protein codes for MNVVLCHQIADFDTLGAAVGLTRLHPGTKIVLTGGTHPKVGEFLAYHRDEYPLIEARAVDPSQLRQIWVVDTQWRRQLGQAAGWLDQPQVQIGLYDHHLEMRGDIVSQQQWLEPVGATSTIVCEQLQAAEISLTPTEATVLALGIHADTGSLTFEQTTVRDVQALAWLLSQGANQRAIAAYCAEGLSENLQPLLRQAWANLQQVVHQGYRLGWVLLHTAEYLPGLSRFITQLADLSECDAILLGHSYRQHHLAIIARSHIPNVNVAHLLAPLGGGGHAQAAAVTVTTEAPEAMLQELFTRLREQIPHPPTAAELMSSPVRTVRPETPIADAHRVLLRYGHSGLSVVSAEGELQGIISRRDLDVALHHGFAHAPVKGYMKAPVRTISPTTPLPEIQALMVQYDIGRLPVVNDQGDLVGIVTRTDVLRHLYALNRNRETVCPLPTLNLYEALQQRLPEQLWTLLQRAAAIARERGWQLYLVGGAVRDLLLAIAQGNHHLPTREFDLVVDGVQQEEAAGVHLAQALHALYPETDLQIYGQFQTATLHWPKASALAGFAVDIATARSEFYPYPAAHPEVAASSIRQDLYRRDFTINALAMRLTPPRHGEVLDFFGGQEDLERGLIRVLHPNSFIEDPTRIFRAVRFAVRLGFELEPQTRQYIEYALTSGVFATRDRPTSKRPSLQSRLRNELRHILELPLAPNEHFGGERALTLLAELRALECLDRQVTFDEAAKGRLQLVWKWWPEIPERRQWQTFPLWELELLALIVTVPTAGAIARQLQLGEPLCEWLDTFPQFQQEWQTLRQTTPQRSHHWRFLESHPLPLIVLLAAVLQAEGSAAALAEVTLLREYLWQWRLQKPPLNGHDLQQLGYRRGPQLRQILLALRSAMLDGLISDRSSAIAYVEAHFPKP; via the coding sequence ATGAATGTTGTTCTTTGTCATCAAATTGCTGATTTTGACACCCTTGGGGCAGCCGTTGGTCTGACGCGCCTTCATCCGGGGACGAAAATTGTCTTGACGGGGGGTACCCATCCTAAGGTGGGGGAGTTTTTGGCCTACCATCGCGATGAATACCCTCTCATTGAAGCAAGGGCCGTTGACCCCAGCCAATTGCGGCAGATTTGGGTGGTGGATACGCAGTGGCGTCGCCAGTTGGGGCAAGCGGCAGGATGGCTGGATCAACCCCAAGTACAAATTGGTCTGTACGATCACCATTTGGAGATGAGGGGGGACATTGTCTCGCAGCAGCAATGGTTAGAACCTGTTGGAGCCACCAGCACCATTGTTTGCGAACAGTTGCAGGCGGCAGAGATTAGCCTGACGCCTACAGAAGCGACTGTCCTGGCCCTAGGGATTCACGCCGATACGGGTTCCCTAACCTTTGAGCAAACCACGGTGCGGGATGTGCAGGCCTTAGCATGGCTGTTGAGCCAAGGGGCAAATCAGCGGGCGATCGCCGCCTATTGCGCGGAAGGTTTGAGCGAAAATTTACAGCCGTTACTGCGGCAGGCCTGGGCCAATCTCCAGCAAGTGGTTCATCAGGGCTATCGGCTGGGCTGGGTATTGCTACATACGGCGGAGTATCTCCCTGGCCTCTCACGGTTCATCACCCAATTGGCGGATCTCAGTGAGTGCGATGCCATTCTCCTTGGGCACTCCTATCGCCAACATCATCTCGCCATTATTGCCCGCAGTCACATTCCCAACGTCAATGTTGCACATTTGCTTGCTCCCCTGGGCGGCGGTGGTCATGCCCAAGCCGCAGCTGTGACGGTGACCACAGAGGCGCCAGAGGCAATGCTCCAGGAACTATTTACTCGCCTTAGGGAACAGATTCCCCATCCTCCCACCGCTGCCGAACTCATGTCTTCGCCGGTACGCACAGTCCGTCCAGAAACCCCCATTGCCGATGCCCACCGCGTCTTGCTGCGCTATGGCCACTCTGGTCTGTCGGTGGTGAGTGCCGAAGGAGAACTTCAGGGGATTATTTCACGGCGGGATTTGGATGTGGCCCTGCACCATGGATTTGCCCATGCCCCGGTCAAAGGCTATATGAAAGCGCCGGTGCGCACCATTTCCCCCACCACACCGCTGCCGGAGATTCAAGCCCTAATGGTGCAGTACGATATTGGGCGGTTACCAGTGGTGAATGATCAAGGCGACCTCGTCGGGATTGTCACTCGTACCGATGTCCTACGCCACCTCTATGCCCTCAACCGCAACCGGGAAACAGTGTGCCCGCTGCCAACCCTAAACCTTTACGAGGCACTGCAACAGCGGCTGCCGGAGCAACTGTGGACACTGCTACAGCGGGCGGCAGCGATCGCCAGGGAGCGTGGCTGGCAACTGTACCTCGTGGGCGGCGCGGTGCGAGATCTGCTCTTGGCGATTGCCCAGGGGAATCACCATTTACCCACACGGGAATTTGACTTGGTGGTAGATGGGGTACAGCAGGAGGAGGCCGCTGGGGTGCATTTGGCGCAAGCACTCCATGCGCTTTACCCAGAAACCGATTTACAGATTTACGGTCAGTTTCAAACGGCAACACTCCATTGGCCGAAGGCATCAGCTTTAGCGGGGTTTGCCGTGGATATTGCCACTGCCCGCAGTGAGTTTTATCCCTATCCGGCCGCGCATCCAGAAGTGGCCGCCAGTTCGATTCGCCAAGATCTCTACCGCCGCGACTTTACCATCAACGCCCTCGCCATGCGCCTTACCCCACCGCGCCACGGGGAGGTTCTGGATTTTTTTGGTGGGCAGGAGGATTTAGAGCGGGGACTGATTCGGGTTCTCCACCCCAATAGTTTTATTGAAGACCCAACGCGCATTTTTCGAGCTGTGCGTTTTGCTGTACGTTTGGGATTTGAGTTGGAGCCGCAAACCCGCCAGTACATTGAATATGCCCTCACCAGCGGTGTCTTTGCCACCCGCGATCGCCCCACCTCAAAACGGCCTTCCCTACAAAGTCGACTGCGCAACGAACTGCGCCACATCCTTGAACTGCCCCTTGCTCCAAACGAGCACTTTGGCGGTGAGCGGGCCTTGACGCTACTCGCCGAGTTGCGTGCCCTTGAGTGTTTGGATCGCCAAGTCACCTTTGATGAGGCGGCCAAGGGGCGCTTGCAGTTGGTTTGGAAGTGGTGGCCAGAGATTCCTGAGCGGCGGCAGTGGCAAACCTTTCCCCTGTGGGAGCTAGAACTTTTGGCCTTAATTGTGACCGTGCCCACAGCGGGGGCGATCGCGCGTCAACTCCAACTGGGGGAGCCCCTCTGTGAGTGGCTCGATACTTTTCCTCAATTCCAGCAGGAATGGCAGACGTTGCGGCAGACAACGCCACAGCGCAGCCACCACTGGAGGTTTTTGGAGAGCCACCCCCTACCGCTGATTGTGCTGTTGGCAGCGGTGTTGCAAGCAGAGGGCAGTGCAGCAGCCCTAGCAGAGGTCACCCTACTGCGGGAGTATCTCTGGCAGTGGCGCCTGCAAAAGCCGCCCTTGAATGGCCATGATCTGCAACAGTTGGGTTACCGCCGTGGACCGCAGTTGCGGCAAATTCTCCTTGCCCTGCGATCGGCGATGCTCGATGGCCTTATCAGCGATCGCTCCAGTGCCATTGCCTATGTTGAAGCCCATTTCCCCAAGCCATGA
- a CDS encoding DUF2862 domain-containing protein, which yields MDVGQKVRVCRIRDRVAQDIIQKLGQVGQITGFKMTDGSGVGVVVTFDDRSSTWFFEDEVELVG from the coding sequence ATGGACGTGGGGCAAAAAGTGCGCGTCTGTCGAATTCGCGATCGCGTCGCCCAAGACATTATTCAAAAACTTGGCCAAGTGGGTCAAATTACTGGTTTTAAAATGACCGACGGCAGTGGGGTTGGCGTCGTTGTCACCTTTGACGATCGCTCCAGCACTTGGTTTTTTGAGGATGAAGTTGAACTCGTTGGCTAA
- a CDS encoding D-alanine--D-alanine ligase family protein, translating to MGRLRVGLLFGGRSREHEVSVVSAAAIAQAFAAGDNHDRYEVIPIYIQKDGRWRHTERIGIPEGTASESSLWQFPAVVDTIDVWFPIVHGPNGEDGTIQGLLELMQRPYVGSGVAASAIGMDKILMKTVFGAIGLPQVRYVALQRSDLWSDPCRYNHLCDRIETELGYPCFVKPANLGSSVGISKAKNRQQLTTALEAAAELDRRIIVEAAVVARELECAVLGNDKLQASVVGEITYSSEFYDYETKYTDGRAQLHIPAEIPPAVSEQIRSMSLQAFQALDAAGLARFDFFYVPSTGEVLINEVNTLPGFTALSMYPQLWAASGVSFPELVHRLVQLALERHA from the coding sequence ATGGGTCGTCTGCGGGTTGGGCTATTGTTTGGAGGTCGCTCACGGGAGCATGAAGTTTCGGTAGTCTCGGCGGCAGCGATCGCCCAAGCCTTTGCCGCGGGGGACAATCACGATCGCTATGAGGTGATTCCCATCTACATCCAAAAAGATGGTCGCTGGCGGCACACAGAGCGGATTGGCATCCCTGAAGGCACGGCATCAGAGAGTTCCCTGTGGCAGTTTCCAGCCGTGGTTGACACCATTGATGTCTGGTTTCCCATTGTCCATGGCCCCAATGGGGAAGATGGAACGATTCAGGGACTCTTGGAATTGATGCAGCGCCCCTATGTGGGGTCAGGGGTAGCTGCCTCTGCCATTGGTATGGACAAAATTCTGATGAAAACAGTCTTTGGGGCAATCGGCTTACCCCAAGTGCGCTATGTGGCACTTCAGCGCAGTGACCTGTGGTCAGATCCCTGTCGTTACAATCATTTGTGCGATCGCATTGAAACCGAATTGGGCTATCCCTGCTTTGTTAAGCCCGCCAACCTTGGCTCCTCGGTGGGCATCTCCAAAGCCAAAAATCGCCAACAACTGACAACGGCCCTTGAGGCCGCTGCCGAACTGGATCGCCGCATTATTGTGGAAGCGGCTGTGGTTGCCCGTGAGCTCGAGTGTGCTGTGCTCGGCAATGATAAACTCCAAGCCTCAGTGGTGGGGGAGATTACCTACAGCAGTGAGTTTTACGACTACGAAACCAAATACACCGATGGCCGCGCTCAGCTCCATATCCCTGCGGAGATTCCCCCGGCGGTGAGTGAGCAAATTCGCAGCATGTCCCTGCAAGCCTTTCAGGCCCTCGATGCCGCTGGCTTAGCTCGCTTTGATTTTTTCTATGTACCAAGCACTGGGGAAGTCTTGATCAATGAAGTGAATACGCTGCCGGGGTTTACCGCCCTGAGCATGTACCCGCAACTGTGGGCGGCCAGTGGCGTGTCTTTCCCAGAATTGGTCCATCGTTTGGTGCAATTGGCCCTAGAGCGGCACGCATAG
- a CDS encoding isoprenylcysteine carboxylmethyltransferase family protein, giving the protein MNKLQEWGFSKDWWRNQRGEFWVLGQTVLSIGFILLPVVQMARPPFAVRLGLTLGLGLIGLGLGIAGVFHLGNSLTPLPHPKEESQLVTTGVYAWVRHPIYSSVIFLALAYGVWQMSLSHGLGAIALFIFFDRKAAQEEQWLSTKFKDYSTYRQSVKKLIPFLY; this is encoded by the coding sequence GTGAATAAACTGCAAGAGTGGGGCTTCAGCAAAGACTGGTGGCGCAACCAGCGGGGAGAGTTTTGGGTGCTTGGGCAAACCGTGCTCAGTATTGGCTTTATTCTCTTGCCGGTGGTACAAATGGCTCGCCCACCTTTTGCAGTGCGTCTAGGTCTGACCCTTGGCTTGGGGCTGATTGGCCTTGGCCTAGGTATTGCTGGCGTGTTTCACCTAGGGAACAGCTTGACGCCCTTACCCCATCCGAAGGAGGAGAGTCAGTTAGTGACGACGGGGGTTTATGCTTGGGTGCGCCATCCCATCTATAGCAGTGTGATTTTTTTAGCGTTGGCCTATGGCGTCTGGCAAATGAGCCTTTCCCATGGTCTGGGGGCGATCGCCCTGTTTATTTTCTTTGACCGCAAGGCGGCTCAAGAGGAACAGTGGCTATCGACAAAGTTTAAGGATTACTCAACCTATCGGCAGTCGGTGAAAAAACTGATTCCTTTTCTCTACTAA
- the atpD gene encoding F0F1 ATP synthase subunit beta, whose product MVISAERTNVGFITQVIGPVVDIEFPSGKMPSIYNALRIQGKNEAGLDVAVTCEVQQLLGDNRVRAVAMSSTDGLVRGMEVVDTGAPISVPVGTATLGRIFNVLGEPVDEKGAVNATETLPIHRPAPSFTQLETKPSVFETGIKVIDLLTPYRRGGKIGLFGGAGVGKTVIMMELINNIATQHGGVSVFAGVGERTREGNDLYNEMIESGVIDKDDPSKSKIALVYGQMNEPPGARMRVGLSGLTMAEYFRDVNKQDVLLFIDNIFRFVQAGSEVSALLGRMPSAVGYQPTLGTDVGALQERITSTTEGSITSIQAVYVPADDLTDPAPATTFAHLDGTTVLSRSLAAKGIYPAVDPLGSTSNMLQPDIVGEEHYQTARAVQATLQRYKELQDIIAILGLDELSEEDRLTVARARKIERFLSQPFFVAEVFTGAPGKYVTLEETIKGFQMILSGELDDLPEQAFYMVGNIEEAKAKAEKLKA is encoded by the coding sequence ATGGTCATATCAGCAGAACGAACCAATGTAGGCTTTATCACTCAGGTCATTGGACCGGTCGTTGACATTGAATTTCCCAGCGGCAAAATGCCCTCCATTTACAATGCCCTGCGGATTCAAGGCAAAAACGAGGCCGGCTTAGACGTCGCGGTAACCTGCGAAGTGCAACAGCTCCTTGGCGATAACCGCGTCCGTGCCGTTGCTATGAGCAGCACCGATGGCTTAGTGCGGGGGATGGAAGTCGTAGATACTGGCGCCCCCATCAGCGTGCCCGTGGGGACAGCCACCCTTGGTCGCATTTTCAACGTGCTGGGTGAACCCGTGGACGAAAAAGGTGCTGTCAATGCCACCGAAACCCTGCCCATTCACCGGCCTGCCCCCAGCTTTACGCAACTGGAAACTAAGCCCTCGGTATTTGAAACGGGCATCAAGGTGATTGACCTGCTCACGCCCTATCGCCGTGGCGGCAAAATTGGCCTCTTTGGCGGTGCTGGCGTCGGCAAAACCGTGATCATGATGGAGCTCATCAACAATATTGCCACCCAGCATGGTGGGGTCTCGGTGTTTGCTGGTGTGGGCGAACGTACCCGCGAAGGCAATGACCTCTACAACGAAATGATTGAATCGGGAGTTATTGATAAAGACGATCCCAGTAAGTCCAAAATCGCCCTGGTCTATGGTCAAATGAATGAACCCCCCGGGGCACGGATGCGCGTCGGGCTGTCGGGGCTGACAATGGCTGAATACTTCCGCGATGTCAACAAGCAGGATGTGCTGCTGTTTATTGATAACATCTTCCGTTTTGTCCAAGCCGGTTCTGAGGTGTCGGCGCTTCTCGGTCGCATGCCCTCGGCGGTGGGATACCAGCCCACCCTTGGTACGGATGTGGGCGCTCTGCAAGAACGGATTACCTCAACCACCGAAGGTTCGATTACCTCGATTCAAGCAGTCTATGTGCCGGCGGATGACTTGACCGACCCTGCTCCTGCAACGACCTTTGCTCACTTGGATGGGACAACGGTGCTCTCCCGTAGTCTAGCTGCAAAAGGGATTTACCCCGCCGTGGATCCCCTTGGCTCCACCTCCAATATGTTGCAGCCGGACATTGTGGGTGAAGAGCACTATCAAACGGCACGGGCAGTCCAAGCCACCCTCCAGCGCTACAAAGAGCTTCAGGACATTATCGCTATTTTGGGTCTTGATGAACTCTCTGAGGAAGACCGCCTGACGGTGGCACGGGCACGCAAAATTGAGCGCTTCTTGTCTCAGCCCTTCTTTGTGGCAGAAGTGTTTACCGGTGCCCCCGGCAAATACGTCACCCTCGAAGAAACCATCAAAGGTTTCCAGATGATCCTCAGCGGTGAGCTGGATGATCTGCCAGAGCAAGCCTTCTACATGGTGGGCAACATCGAAGAAGCCAAAGCTAAGGCTGAAAAACTGAAAGCCTAG
- a CDS encoding DNA polymerase III subunit delta' yields MNWFRPVIGQPTAIQLLIHALDRRHIAPAYLFVGPEGVGRALTARCFLQAILNEARDLSNHPDVLWMEPTYSVQGTLYTRRQLLAADKEIPRSAPQIRLEQIRQLSRHLSQPPMRAPRSLVVLTQAETMNEAAANALLKTLEEPGQATLILIAPSPSALLNTIVSRCQKIPFYPLSRQEVEQVLRQVAPPDFWHQVTPALLDLGAGSPGAILQAWQTWQEIPEAFRHLGEQLTVPLPLQTALELAREITQSLDVERQLWLLSLMQQQIWQRRDFPRCVLVLQQLERARQYLQQYVQPRLAWEVLLMQLGTV; encoded by the coding sequence ATGAATTGGTTTCGTCCCGTCATTGGTCAACCAACCGCCATTCAACTCCTGATCCATGCCCTCGATCGCCGGCACATTGCCCCCGCCTATCTCTTTGTTGGACCCGAAGGGGTAGGCCGTGCCCTCACTGCCCGCTGTTTTCTACAAGCAATTCTCAATGAGGCCAGGGATCTTAGCAACCACCCCGACGTCCTCTGGATGGAGCCCACCTACAGTGTCCAAGGAACACTCTACACCCGTCGCCAACTGCTGGCGGCTGACAAGGAGATTCCCCGCAGTGCCCCCCAGATTCGTCTAGAGCAAATTCGCCAACTGAGTCGTCACCTCAGCCAACCACCCATGCGCGCGCCGCGATCGCTAGTGGTCTTGACCCAGGCTGAAACCATGAACGAAGCCGCCGCCAATGCCCTGCTGAAAACCCTCGAAGAACCGGGGCAGGCCACCTTGATTCTGATTGCCCCTAGCCCGTCGGCACTCTTGAATACGATTGTTTCCCGCTGTCAGAAAATTCCCTTCTATCCCCTGAGTCGTCAGGAGGTCGAACAGGTGCTGCGACAGGTGGCCCCCCCTGACTTTTGGCATCAGGTCACTCCCGCCCTCCTGGACTTGGGAGCAGGGTCTCCGGGGGCAATTCTGCAGGCGTGGCAAACATGGCAAGAGATTCCTGAGGCGTTTCGCCACCTCGGTGAACAGTTGACTGTCCCCCTACCTCTGCAAACGGCTTTGGAATTGGCACGGGAGATTACTCAATCCCTCGATGTGGAACGGCAGCTCTGGCTCCTCAGTCTAATGCAGCAGCAAATTTGGCAGCGAAGAGACTTCCCTCGGTGTGTTCTGGTGCTTCAGCAATTGGAGCGTGCCCGTCAGTATTTGCAGCAGTACGTTCAACCTCGGCTTGCCTGGGAGGTGTTACTGATGCAGTTGGGGACAGTGTGA
- a CDS encoding 4Fe-4S binding protein: MKRSLRGKPSQWATIWLFFLIAIGGLWYPWLGYLMLAMMLGIPVLAYFRSRYWCGNLCPRGAFLDIVLYHFSPHRPYPKLFKKQSFRWAVFSFIMTVFAIRMTLAWGNWMAVGGLFVNMCVVTSIVAILLGVIFNQRAWCAICPMGTLQESLGKLGSGQTKAKKAAAKATKLLPPVE, encoded by the coding sequence ATGAAGCGATCACTGAGGGGCAAGCCTAGTCAGTGGGCAACCATTTGGCTCTTTTTCTTAATTGCGATCGGTGGCCTCTGGTATCCGTGGTTGGGGTACCTGATGCTGGCAATGATGCTGGGAATTCCTGTGCTGGCCTATTTTCGGAGCCGCTATTGGTGTGGTAACCTCTGCCCGCGTGGCGCCTTCCTAGACATTGTCCTCTATCACTTTAGTCCCCACCGTCCCTATCCCAAACTCTTCAAAAAACAGAGTTTTCGTTGGGCTGTGTTTAGCTTCATCATGACCGTTTTTGCCATTCGCATGACGTTGGCATGGGGCAACTGGATGGCCGTGGGTGGTCTCTTTGTCAATATGTGCGTCGTTACCTCCATTGTTGCCATTCTCTTGGGGGTGATCTTTAATCAGCGGGCGTGGTGTGCGATTTGTCCGATGGGAACGCTCCAAGAATCCCTCGGCAAACTGGGAAGTGGCCAAACAAAGGCGAAAAAAGCCGCTGCTAAAGCCACAAAATTATTGCCCCCTGTGGAGTAA